One window of Triticum dicoccoides isolate Atlit2015 ecotype Zavitan chromosome 5A, WEW_v2.0, whole genome shotgun sequence genomic DNA carries:
- the LOC119299985 gene encoding uncharacterized protein LOC119299985 yields MMMKNKRRMGVHEKQRPCKKVIRPTLDGTSSARSDSSREPSPGALSQLSEQIVSRLCRSVVSLASFHGDTKLGECTGICIETSCPDATSFLTSRLLIPLTWPTRKITENLTIEVHLPNGRTVTGWIEHPGRYVDFFIVNVKDLSVFDAAPVSLDCDMQFEPYRKVAAVWRNFSSGVLRARSGVDLASLSALTCETMLSTCQINKAGIGGPLVDFDGNFFGMNCSRTRMKKTPYVRREHILQFLGSHRMVSARAKEEIDDAEEPGIESEMKQLLCSIPGGKRKIHFLEANFVDDIWSKLPKGVASKMSRSVVSLASFNGVAKFFACTGVFIKCNACSATILTSASLVRVSGDANRIDDNLRIEVCLPNQFRVVGILNRYNLHYNVALVDIMGYWGPREIKISRHLVTSCKRVIAVGRLFTYHSIMAAKGKLLIGKRSKLDCKELCVSTCKITKAGIGGPLIDTGGNFLGMNFYHEEEIPFLPRDVIHCLLLNLNKGWTRTRAGDTIVEGDEKRWLLAGTCWSHGNADTIAEGGVNKYSFLHLFIPSSIHRLFFLKSFHLFVYFLFTHDRWPLPEPCVLPADIPEPTTLDFYKLNTCLLVEIKWMEKEIWDAYHTRMLLGLSGPNVRAVLDVFWQSLTVVFEFDILNSTMDPDPATDTTLVFEKGVLETVFTGAAPYVFYNQKKAAIVQKVGQLPGCSITILFTDRMNNLLPHVEFADLDPDDNVCEKVVSLFPYMDGISMFNGHVVQGTIQPGSADLFTFTCTNAVLFDIARNDDEAKLEAEHLQKIAGAAVFNLKGEVVGILSSYARGYDVKLAKKSSYFKEHFDKLGGKQVKWLKGQGKRSNSEILREPNI; encoded by the exons ATGATGATGAAAAACAAGCGCAGGATGGGAGTCCATGAGAAACAACGTCCTTGCAAGAAAGTGATTAGGCCAA CTTTAGATGGTACCTCCTCAGCGAGATCGGACAGCTCGAGGGAACCCAGTCCAGGCGCGTTGAGTCAACTCAGTGAGCAAATAGTTTCAAGATTGTGTAGGAGTGTTGTGTCGCTCGCCTCATTCCATG GTGATACCAAGTTAGGGGAATGCACAGGCATATGCATCGAAACCTCATGTCCTGATGCTACAAGTTTCCTCACATCGAGACTTTTGATTCCACTTACTTGGCCTACAAGGAAGATCACTGAAAATTTGACG ATTGAAGTGCACCTTCCGAATGGTCGGACTGTCACTGGCTGGATAGAGCATCCTGGGAGATATGTTGATTTTTTCATCGTCAATGTCAAGGACTTGTCTGTATTTGATGCCGCGCCTGTAAGTCTTGATTGTGACATGCAGTTTGAACCTTATAGGAAGGTAGCAGCTGTATGGCGCAATTTCAGTTCAGGAGTTTTAAGGGCCAGAAGCGGAGTAGATCTTGCCTCTCTAAGCGCTCTAACTTGTGAGACAATGTTGAGCACATGCCAGATTAACAAG GCTGGGATTGGAGGCCCCCTTGTTGATTTTGATGGTAATTTTTTTGGGATGAACTGCTCTCGTACCAGAATGAAAAAGACCCCCTACGTGCGAAGGGAGCACATTCTTCAATTCTTGGGGTCTCACAGGATGGTCAG TGCTAGAGCTAAGGAAGAGATTGATGATGCTGAAGAACCGGGAATCGAAAGTGAGATGAAACAACTACTTTGCAGCATTCCAGGAG GCAAGCGTAAGATTCATTTTCTTGAAGCAAATTTCGTCGACGATATCTGGAGTAAACTACCCAAAGGCGTTGCTTCAAAAATGTCTCGAAGTGTTGTCTCACTTGCTTCATTCAATG gagttgcaaaattcttTGCTTGCACTGGTGTATTTATAAAGTGCAATGCATGCTCTGCAACAATTCTGACTTCAGCAAGTTTGGTTAGAGTTTCTGGTGATGCAAACAGGATTGATGATAACCTGAGG ATTGAAGTTTGCCTTCCAAACCAATTTCGAGTCGTAGGGATACTGAACCGTTATAATTTACATTACAACGTTGCTCTTGTTGACATCATGGGGTACTGGGGTCCTCGTGAAATAAAAATTAGCAGGCATCTAGTTACCTCATGTAAAAGGGTAATAGCTGTGGGGCGTCTTTTTACTTATCACAGTATAATGGCTGCAAAGGGCAAGTTGTTGATTGGCAAACGAAGCAAGCTCGATTGCAAAGAACTATGCGTCTCCACGTGTAAAATCACCAAG GCTGGGATTGGGGGCCCACTTATTGACACTGGTGGGAATTTTCTTGGTATGAACTTTTACCATGAGGAAGAAATTCCGTTCCTGCCGAGGGATGTTATTCACTGCCTCTTGTTGAACTTAAATAAAGgatg GACTAGGACTAGGGCAGGTGATACTATTGTTGAGGGTGACGAAAAGAG ATGGCTGTTGGCTGGTACATGTTGGTCCCATGGAAATGCTGATACTATTGCCGAGGGTGGTGTCAACAAGTATTCTTTCTTACATTTGTTTATACCATCTAGTATACATCGGTTATTCTTCTTAAAATCTTTTCACTTGTTTGTATACTTTCTTTTTACTCATGACAGGTGGCCGTTACCCGAGCCATGTGTGCTCCCTGCTGATATACCTGAACCTACTACATTGGATTTCTACAAGCTG AAtacatgtttgcttgttgaaattaAATGGATGGAGAAGGAGATCTGGGATGCATATCACACTAGGATGTTGCTAGGATTGTCTGGTCCTAATGTCCGTGCAGTTTTGGATGTGTTCTGGCAATCTTTGACTGTTGTTTTTGAGTTTGATATCTTAAACAG TACCATGGATCCCGATCCCGCCACGGACACCACTCTT GTTTTTGAAAAAGGTGTACTGGAAACAGTTTTCACTGGAGCTGCACCCTATGTT TTTTATAATCAGAAGAAAGCTGCAATTGTTCAGAAGGTGGGGCAACTTCCTGGGTGCAGTATTACTATCCTGTTTACAGACCGCATGAACAACCTGCTGCCTCATGTTGAATTTGCTGATTTAGATCCTGATGACAATGTGTGTGAGAAGGTGGTGTCTCTTTTCCCCTATATGGATGGAATTAGTATGTTCAACGGACATGTTGT GCAGGGAACTATTCAGCCAGGATCCGCAGACTTGTTCACGTTTACTTGCACAAACGCAGTCCTATTTGACATAGCAAGAAACGATGATGAAGCAAAATTGGAAGCAGAACATCTTCAAAAGATTGCTGGCGCTGCTGTGTTCAACTTAAAGGGCGAGGTTGTTGGCATACTAAGTTCGTATGCTAGAGGTTATGATGTGAAACTGGCCAAGAAGTCATCTTACTTTAAAGAGCACTTTGATAAACTGGGAGGCAAACAAGTGAAGTGGCTGAAG GGGCAGGGGAAGCGCTCTAATTCAGAGATCCTGAGGGAGCCTAATATCTGA